In Sphingobacterium sp. SRCM116780, the genomic stretch AACCAGGGCGTGCGCTAGGGGGATTCTTTGGATATATCAGCGATGGTGTTAATCCAGAAACAGGGCAATTGATGTACCGAGATTTAAATGGAGATGATAAAATTTCATCTTCTGATAGAACATATATCGGTGATCCGAATCCAAAATTTACTTATGGGATGACTAATAATTTCTCTTGGAAAAATTTTGATTTAAGCATATTTATCCAAGGTACCTATGGTAATGACATCTTTAATGCAAGCCGTATGGAAACAGAAGGCATGTACGATGGCCGAAATCAAACAACTGTCGTTCTTGATCGTTGGAAAGTACCAGGACAGATTACAAATGTACCGAAAGCAGGATTCGATATGAAAAACTCGACCTACTTTGTGGAAGATGGAAGTTATCTGCGAGTAAAAAATATTTCACTCGGTTATTCTATAGCTCCTGAACGGTTGAAGCATATTGGAATCCAAAAAATACAACCTTATTTCTCCGCTAGTAATCTCTTGACTTGGACGAAATATTCAGGTATGGATCCTGAAGTGAATCAATATGGAAATTCGGGACGTGTACAAGGAATAGATTGGGGAACTTATCCACAGAGTAGATCGTTTGTGGTTGGTGTTAATGTAGAATTTTAATTGAATAATCATGAAAAGAATATATAAAAATTCATTTTTCCGCTTTCTGGGAATTGCTTTGTTAGTTTCTTCTTGCTCACTAAATAGAGATCCACTTGACGGTTATTCAGATGAATCGCAAGGTATAACGGAGACTGGTTCTCAAATTGTCTTTAAGAATAAAAGTGAAGTTGATAATTTCTTGACAGGTATTTATCAACAAATGCGCGACCGTCAAGAACATTGGCACTTAGATTTATTGTTGATTGGTGACTCACATGCGGATAATTCCTATGCAGGAACAACGGGTGCAGAGGTTCTTCCTTTTGAAAATAACTCGATTGAAGGTTCTAACTCTGTTGTCGATCGTGATTGGGGTCGTTACTTGGAAGATATAGCACGTGCGAACCGCTTAATTATTAATGTTGATAGTGTAGCGGATAAATCCGTCAGTGATGCAGATATTAAGCTATATAAAGCACAAGGAAAAATCTTTAGAGCATTGGCTATGTTTGATATGGTGCGGATTTTTGGTTCTATTCCTGTGATTACAACTGCTGCAGGAGATATTACAGCAGAAAATGTGGAAGAGGTTTATCCACAATATTTTCCAAAACAAGCCACGGAAGAGGAGGCATATAAACAAATCGAAAAGGATCTATTGGATGCTTTAGCGGATGCACCAAATAACAATGTGGCAAATAAAACCTTGTTCACTAAATCAGTCGCACGTGCTATGTTGGCAAAAGTGTATGCAGAAAAACCGATTAGAGACTATAACAAAGTAATTCAATATGCAGATGCATTAGCTGCTGATGGATTTGATTTGAACACAAATTATGCAGACTTATATGCGCTTAATGCGGCAAATACAGATTTGGCGCAACGTAATACAAAAGAATCTATTTTGGAAGCACAGTTTATGCCTGGTTCAGGTAACTGGGCAACTTG encodes the following:
- a CDS encoding RagB/SusD family nutrient uptake outer membrane protein, translating into MKRIYKNSFFRFLGIALLVSSCSLNRDPLDGYSDESQGITETGSQIVFKNKSEVDNFLTGIYQQMRDRQEHWHLDLLLIGDSHADNSYAGTTGAEVLPFENNSIEGSNSVVDRDWGRYLEDIARANRLIINVDSVADKSVSDADIKLYKAQGKIFRALAMFDMVRIFGSIPVITTAAGDITAENVEEVYPQYFPKQATEEEAYKQIEKDLLDALADAPNNNVANKTLFTKSVARAMLAKVYAEKPIRDYNKVIQYADALAADGFDLNTNYADLYALNAANTDLAQRNTKESILEAQFMPGSGNWATWMFGRDLSNYDNNFTWAKWVTPSRDLIQTYTNEGDQIRMDQSIVYYTTTWSNYYPANHYPFMFKLRSGMSSIIKLRYADILLLKAEALIQQGSNLSAAADIIDKIRTRVNLPKLNVAIRGNKDALFEAYLKERRLELAFEGQRWFDLVRLDKVESVMNAVYAKDSGRKTQVYPFNQYSYRLPVPQAKIDQNPNLVQNPGY